The genomic DNA CCCCTGGCTGCCATGCTGTTCATTTACACACGCATTGGCATCGAACTGTGGATCCGGAACAGGGTGGGTGACTCATCCGTCCTCAACACCATGAACCTCAGAGAGATCAAAAAGATCTCAAGGTAAGCACCAGAGCTGAGAGGCATCTCAACTGCATGATATCCTTGTGGCATGGTTGTATGAACGCTGCTGGTTGTGGTGGGAAACCAGAGATGGATCATGTTGTCGCTGGCAACCAAAGCCGACCCTAAATAGCAAGCAGAGGTCCCTGCTGCCTTCCCTCCCCTACCACTGGTGTTCATGGCAATGCATAGTATTATGATATTAAGAATAAGATATCCATCAGTTGTCTACCGCTTTGTCATCTTCATGGGGTCACAGAtcacaggttgccagtccatcactgggCCAACACACAACCAGAGAAacccagagagaaaacccacacagaccatgagaacatgcaaactccatgcagaaaggcccttcaAATCTATCCACTCGGAGAAAGGAGTGGATAGATTTGTGAACAAATTGTAGAGCATACAATATTTGACATCTGTACATTTGGTTTATGACCAACAGCCCTTAAAATGATCAGGTTTGGGCCACTTGGACGTATCAAATGGCTCACCGCTCTGTGTTGTACAGAAAATCACCTTCCACTTAAAAATGGGCCATTTGTTTAATTCcagtttaaaacacacatacagtacaacatgacaacacacatacatacaaccTTGTTCAGTCTGCAACAAGGAAACCAGGAGACACGCTGCACAGCCTGGGCTTAACACGTTCCAAGATTGTGGATTTTTCAATCCAATTTTTTAAGTCAAAAGATGATTTGACTCAGCTGCGCGAGTCATTAATTCGATAAAAGTGGTGGTGTCATCGAGAGTAATCATTCCACTGGAAACGTGTGACAGTGAAAAGCAGTGGCGTCATTAATTCAGTGCATTTTCCTGCTCTAACAAACACTCAGATCGTCTTTCATTTACCTCTACCTTCTTCCATCGCCACCTTACCACAGGAAGAAGAAACGGGCCGTGAAAATGATGATCACCATTGTTCTGCTGTTCACCATTTGCTGGGCGCCGTTCCACACGGTCCACATGCTGTTCGAGTACTGTGAGTATCATCAGTGAAATGGGGACAGCTTAAATGCTGCAGTGTGTCACTTTTTGGTCATGAAGGAAAACTATGTATTTAGAGGAAtatttcactgatttgcatttagctttgtattactagaataggggtagtatttttgagcTGTAAATGTATTTCTAAAACTTTTAAATGGcccctctgctgtgttttcagtcaaactcaaaCCTATTTGCACATATATTGCCTCCGTCTGTTATGGTTTGAATTGAATGGAAACTGCAGCCTTAAGGTAATGTGCAatcttctgtgtgtgtccattaaCCCAGATGACCTGGAGAACAAATACGATGCAGTCACCGTTAACATGATCATCGCCATCGTTCAGGCCATCGGGTTCTTCAACAGCTTCAACAATCCCATCGTGTATGCCTTCATGAACGAGAACTTCAAGAAGAGCTGCGTCTCCACGCTCTCCCACTGCATCAGGAAACCTAACCCGCCGTGCGTCGCTGTGGTGACACCTAAACTCACCGTACAGTTCATCAAACCCCAGAGCAGGGAAGCCTTTCTAGAGTCAGGCGAGAACAACGGCTCATCGAAGCACGCCGTCGAGAAGCGCCCTTCGGGCTCATCACACAGAAGGAGCTCTCTGGAAGTAGAAGTAGAGAAAATCTCCACAATCCAAACAGATCTCCCAGCAACCAGCTCCCTGATCAAATGAGAAGTGTCTTAGATGACAATCACTTGGAGAAGAAGCTATGAGAGGGTTCAATCTGTCAAATTAGTGGTTAAAAAGctcaacaagacaacaacaacctcACTGCAAtgagtttttggtttttttcgtCAGGGAAAGCGGAATGAAGGAATTCATccaaatataaaaatgtgattataaaACATGCTCTGGGAACAGActgtcaggggtcaggggtcacgCACTGAAATGCCAGCATTCATTTGTGAAGAGATGTCTGATACCTGCACGAGGTTCAGCCCCTTCATCGCTCAGCGAGCACATTGTGTCGTTAGGACTCAGGACGCAACGCAACTGTGAACACTGCAGTCACACTGTGAAAACTGTGCGGACGTGACACACAGACGCAcgcaaatgtaaaaaatatggaaattacagtacagtttttatttatatatatatttagagagagacagacagcacTGTTCTAGTACTGTGAATCATCAAGATCAGTTctgtgtcttgcccaaggatcTTTTTTTATGTGGAGGAGCTAGGCATGAAATCTGATTCTATTTTCTGTCTGCtaagatttttattattttatatttcatatcaTATATGGAAAACAATTTACAGTTACACTGCCAAAGTACAGGGACATGTAGTTCAGCAGGTGGCCTTGCAAGCGCACCTCTAGTGCATTTTTAAAGgtaaaggtaaaaataaatggaggCAATGATGAGCCTTTCAtcgtttaaatgttttaaatcttacataaaaacaaaacctgcTTAATTTCCATGTGCCACAAACACGTGAACCTTTGTGATGTGAAGCATGAAGAAACAGTTTCACTCCGTCAGATACTAATGacaaaatgaatctatttttTACTTACAGCAATTTGTTGGTCTAAAGTGTTAAATGTGATGttgcacacgcacagacacgcacagacacacacacacgcgggacAAACATGAATGTGCTCATGATGCTGTGGCATACTTTTGTATTGTTGTGAAATATTTTTGTATCGTTGAGGTCTAAATGCAGCTTCGGTGTTGCttgaatgttttcattttacaacGGAAGATTAAAAACTATTTCCtctgtgattcatttattacaTAATTTACAACGAtaaaccaacacaaacacaaagaggaagCTTTCAACTTAAAGTTAATGTTAGATAAAAAGACTGACAGAGCGAATTGTGTACCTGAAGGGTGGTTTTCACCGTGTGAATGAAACCTTTGAACAAATGAAAGCTGCACTGCATCACCTCTACCTCATGATTAATTAAGGAATAATCTTCCTTCACACAGTGTTCAGTATCCTTACATTGATTATGTAATATCCTCATAACAAAAGGAAAGAGCTAAATTGCTGAAAAGCAGCGGAGGATCTTAAATGACATGTATTCTTCTGGATTTTCAAACaagaataaattatttaactCGAATGACATGCAGTTCTCTCAGTCTGTGatagcaaaaaaacaaaccaacacattTTCCCATTTTGTAGATAACATTTGGCAGGTACTTCAGTATCTCCTCTATCTGAAAACAATCCCATAATAATCCACCTGCAGGCaccaagaagaaaagaaagagagaagccACTTCAAACATTCATGCGGCTCTGTGCTACGTGAGCAGAGGTATATGGAAGTCTGTGTTGTCAAACAGCAGAGGCCGTTTGACAGGAGAAGGATCCTTGTCAGCCTTGTGCAGGAGTTTAAACAGTCCTGTTCCAATGTTCATTGGAATCCCCATGATGATGCACTCAGACACACCTgaaaaacaaacgcacacagaaGGCCAAGTGAGATCTCTTGACGACATGGAGAGTAAGACGTTAATTTTACCAAAGCGAGGATGCATCCATTTACCACAAACTGAGTCCTTTTGTCCAAAGTAGGCGGCGTCAAAGAGATGATCGGCTGTTTTCTCAAAGGAGGCCA from Solea solea chromosome 21, fSolSol10.1, whole genome shotgun sequence includes the following:
- the qrfprb gene encoding pyroglutamylated RF-amide peptide receptor isoform X2; protein product: MAAASASSGQGSSKITPEALQEMLHYYNLSRQQFINTYNIQPLVYVPELPYSAKTTFVVMYVVIFVLALTGNSLVIYIVVKKRAIQTATDIFICSLAVSDLLITFFCIPFTLLQNISSEWFGGLVWIASMIVGSPMLFVQQLEVKYDFLYDHYHVCCQESWHSLTHRQAYTTFIMVALFLLPLAAMLFIYTRIGIELWIRNRVGDSSVLNTMNLREIKKISRKKKRAVKMMITIVLLFTICWAPFHTVHMLFEYYDLENKYDAVTVNMIIAIVQAIGFFNSFNNPIVYAFMNENFKKSCVSTLSHCIRKPNPPCVAVVTPKLTVQFIKPQSREAFLESGENNGSSKHAVEKRPSGSSHRRSSLEVEVEKISTIQTDLPATSSLIK